In Devosia beringensis, a single window of DNA contains:
- a CDS encoding GntR family transcriptional regulator gives MTAQWFRVYDTLRKAIMVGELRPGSQLPPEFELSVAHNVSRNTVRRAYLALSQDGLIRSVNGRGSFVMQTGITYEVDATSRFRDVLDGQGVRSSMQVLDQVMVPAGTELATSLGVAPDTTLLRVTGLIMGNDIPFILTVRHIRADLVDNLQAKLAETDSLTRIVRNEGLGQLRRVSTTVSARLPTDREADLLQSPANAPILVVGSTGRIDNGQLLECQNAVMNGQVVRLSFRND, from the coding sequence ATGACGGCCCAGTGGTTCCGCGTCTATGACACGCTGCGCAAGGCGATCATGGTGGGAGAATTGCGTCCGGGCAGCCAGTTGCCGCCCGAATTCGAGCTGTCAGTCGCCCACAATGTGAGTCGCAACACGGTCCGGCGTGCCTACCTGGCCCTGTCGCAGGATGGTCTGATCCGCAGCGTCAACGGGCGCGGCTCCTTCGTGATGCAGACCGGCATAACCTATGAGGTTGACGCGACCTCGCGCTTTCGTGACGTCCTGGACGGGCAGGGGGTGCGATCAAGCATGCAGGTGCTTGATCAAGTTATGGTGCCAGCCGGCACTGAACTGGCAACCAGCCTCGGCGTCGCGCCGGATACAACGCTGTTGCGGGTCACTGGGCTCATCATGGGCAACGACATCCCGTTTATCCTGACCGTCCGTCACATTCGCGCCGACCTGGTGGATAATCTCCAGGCAAAGCTGGCCGAAACCGACTCCCTGACACGGATCGTCCGCAACGAGGGGCTGGGGCAACTGCGGCGCGTCTCGACGACCGTCAGCGCCCGGTTGCCGACCGACCGCGAAGCAGACTTGCTGCAAAGCCCGGCCAATGCGCCGATCCTGGTCGTGGGATCGACCGGGCGCATCGACAATGGCCAATTGCTGGAATGTCAGAACGCGGTCATGAACGGCCAGGTCGTCCGCCTGTCGTTTCGCAACGATTAG
- a CDS encoding ABC transporter substrate-binding protein translates to MTDLNRRTVLTLGAATAAALALPRAAFAQADDRPEVTVAVQKVSNSNTLEMLSEQSNVGARIYTSYAEPLIGTDWIGDMSLQPSIATTWTRVDDYTIDVELRDGVKFHNGDPLTAEDVAFTFGPDRMWGGGTIEVPEAVIAASRRSLPAFESVEILAPNKVRFHNSIIDPVMEGRLASAMGMVVNKRAFLETGDWMTWARKPVTTGPYRIADFQADSVLSLEAFDDHWDGRPPLAKLRFVETPETASRINLLLSGGADFACDIPPDQIATVEADSRFEVVGGPINNSRYTIFNKSHPVLANPLIRQALTHSVDRDLIVEALWSGRTTVPRGLQWEFYGDFYITDHENPAYDPDKARALLAEAGYAGEPIPYRVLNDYYTNQTSTAQINTESWRSIGLNVELQMVENWGQISEGEPESRGIHDWSAAATLPDPCVQMPGSWGPTSNGWRNGQWINEEFGPLSNDLETSTDHARRIAIWRRMLQIIEIEDPAYVVLHRNASFTAKRKDIQWTAAQSFVMDFSRHNWSA, encoded by the coding sequence ATGACTGATCTCAATCGTCGCACCGTGCTGACCCTGGGGGCTGCGACAGCCGCCGCATTGGCGCTGCCGCGCGCGGCCTTTGCCCAGGCCGACGACCGCCCGGAAGTTACCGTAGCGGTGCAAAAGGTCTCCAATTCCAACACGCTGGAAATGCTGTCGGAACAGTCCAATGTCGGCGCCCGCATCTATACCAGCTATGCCGAGCCACTGATCGGCACCGACTGGATCGGCGACATGTCGCTGCAGCCCTCGATTGCCACCACCTGGACGCGCGTTGACGACTACACGATCGATGTCGAGCTGCGCGATGGCGTCAAATTCCACAATGGCGACCCACTGACTGCAGAAGACGTGGCCTTCACCTTTGGTCCGGACCGCATGTGGGGCGGCGGCACGATTGAAGTGCCTGAGGCCGTCATCGCCGCATCGCGGCGCAGCCTGCCGGCCTTCGAGAGCGTGGAAATCCTGGCGCCCAACAAGGTGCGCTTCCACAATTCCATCATCGATCCGGTAATGGAAGGTCGCCTGGCCAGCGCCATGGGTATGGTCGTGAACAAGCGGGCGTTCCTTGAAACCGGCGACTGGATGACCTGGGCCCGCAAGCCCGTCACCACCGGACCCTATCGCATTGCCGACTTCCAGGCCGATTCCGTGCTCAGCCTTGAAGCCTTTGACGACCATTGGGACGGTCGCCCGCCGCTGGCCAAGCTGCGCTTTGTCGAGACCCCCGAAACCGCCTCGCGCATCAACCTGCTCCTCTCGGGCGGCGCCGACTTTGCGTGTGACATTCCCCCCGATCAGATCGCGACCGTCGAAGCGGACAGCCGTTTCGAGGTCGTCGGCGGCCCGATCAACAACTCGCGCTACACGATCTTCAACAAATCCCACCCCGTGCTGGCCAACCCTCTGATCCGCCAGGCGCTGACCCACTCGGTGGATCGTGACCTGATCGTGGAGGCCCTGTGGAGCGGCCGCACGACCGTACCGCGTGGCCTGCAGTGGGAGTTCTATGGCGACTTCTACATAACGGACCACGAAAACCCCGCCTACGACCCTGACAAGGCCCGCGCCCTGCTGGCCGAAGCAGGCTATGCCGGCGAACCGATCCCCTACCGCGTGCTGAACGACTATTATACCAACCAGACCTCGACCGCCCAGATCAATACCGAAAGCTGGCGCTCCATCGGGCTCAATGTCGAACTGCAGATGGTCGAAAACTGGGGCCAGATCAGCGAAGGCGAGCCAGAAAGCCGCGGCATCCATGACTGGTCGGCCGCTGCCACGCTGCCCGATCCCTGCGTGCAAATGCCCGGCTCCTGGGGCCCGACCAGCAATGGCTGGCGCAATGGCCAGTGGATCAACGAGGAATTCGGTCCGCTGTCAAACGATCTGGAAACCAGCACTGACCACGCCCGTCGCATCGCAATCTGGCGCCGCATGCTCCAGATCATCGAGATCGAAGACCCCGCTTACGTTGTCCTGCACCGCAATGCCTCGTTCACGGCCAAGCGCAAGGACATCCAGTGGACGGCCGCCCAGTCCTTCGTGATGGACTTCAGCCGCCACAACTGGAGCGCGTAA
- a CDS encoding ABC transporter ATP-binding protein — protein sequence MAFVQIRDMSVAFGAAPALRGISLSVERGEALGLVGESGCGKSITWLAALGLLPRSAKVGGSVLLDGVELIGAPPTVLEPVRGGRVAMIFQDPAASLNPVHRIGRQIAEALALHRGLTGAPARAEVIRLLDQVGIPDAKNRLNAYPHELSGGQNQRVMIAMALAGEPELLVADEPTTALDVTIQAQILDLLGTIRRDTGMGLVLISHDLGVVSETCSRIAVMYAGRIVEEADSASIFANPSHPYTRGLLGAMPPISGPRQKLVSIPGSVPEAARMPAGCAFAPRCSLAIADCGRIDPAAVSVAADHIAACIRTAPAPVTGRTPERVLA from the coding sequence ATGGCCTTCGTCCAGATCCGCGACATGTCGGTGGCCTTCGGCGCCGCTCCGGCATTGCGTGGCATCAGCCTGTCGGTCGAGCGCGGGGAAGCGCTCGGCCTGGTCGGCGAGTCAGGGTGTGGCAAGTCCATCACCTGGCTGGCCGCCCTGGGCCTGTTGCCGCGCTCGGCCAAGGTGGGCGGCTCGGTACTGCTCGACGGTGTCGAACTCATCGGCGCGCCACCGACCGTGCTCGAACCGGTGCGCGGCGGTCGTGTCGCCATGATCTTCCAGGACCCCGCCGCCAGCCTCAATCCGGTGCACCGCATCGGCCGGCAGATCGCCGAGGCCCTCGCCCTGCATCGCGGCCTGACCGGCGCACCGGCCCGCGCCGAAGTCATCCGCCTGCTCGACCAGGTGGGTATTCCCGATGCGAAGAACCGCCTCAACGCCTATCCGCATGAATTGTCGGGCGGCCAGAACCAGCGCGTCATGATCGCCATGGCCCTGGCCGGCGAGCCCGAACTGCTGGTGGCCGACGAGCCCACCACGGCGCTGGATGTCACCATCCAGGCACAGATTCTCGATCTGCTGGGCACGATCCGGCGCGATACGGGCATGGGGCTGGTGCTGATCTCCCATGATCTGGGCGTCGTCTCCGAAACCTGTTCACGCATCGCGGTCATGTATGCCGGCCGCATTGTGGAAGAAGCCGACAGCGCCAGCATTTTTGCCAATCCCAGCCACCCCTATACGCGTGGGCTATTGGGCGCCATGCCCCCGATCAGCGGCCCGCGCCAGAAGCTGGTTTCCATTCCCGGCAGCGTTCCGGAAGCCGCGCGCATGCCAGCAGGCTGTGCCTTCGCGCCGCGCTGCAGCCTGGCCATAGCGGACTGTGGCCGGATCGACCCGGCGGCCGTCAGCGTGGCTGCCGACCATATTGCCGCCTGTATCAGAACCGCGCCTGCCCCTGTGACCGGCCGGACGCCAGAAAGGGTTTTGGCATGA
- a CDS encoding ABC transporter ATP-binding protein, translated as MTITDTPMLSASDLARTYSVRRGMTGRVTHVRAVDGVSLTIARGETLGLVGESGCGKSTTARLVLGIERPDEGQVSFDGAQMPRSGSPAWAALRRRMQLVFQDPLSALDRRLPIGMQIREPLEIHRIGTPAEQNDRVAAVMAEVGLQPHHASRHPHALSGGQRQRAVIARALVTQPDLLVCDEPISALDVSIQAQVMNLLVDLQERLGMGMLFVSHDLRAVRQISHRVAVMYLGRIVEEGAPDDILHAPAHPYSQALVSAIPHPGKTARRIVLQGDPPNPADRPAGCAFHPRCRVAAARCRIEVPVLKPRQTDGRRVACHVAHGEVAPGHVGQLELS; from the coding sequence ATGACCATCACCGACACGCCGATGCTGAGCGCAAGCGATCTCGCCCGGACCTATAGCGTGCGACGCGGCATGACCGGCCGGGTGACCCATGTGCGGGCGGTCGACGGGGTATCCCTGACCATCGCGCGCGGCGAGACCCTCGGCCTGGTCGGCGAATCGGGCTGTGGCAAATCGACCACCGCGCGGCTGGTGCTGGGCATCGAGCGCCCCGATGAGGGCCAGGTCAGCTTTGACGGCGCCCAGATGCCGCGTTCGGGCAGTCCGGCCTGGGCGGCGCTGCGCCGGCGCATGCAACTGGTGTTCCAGGACCCGCTGAGCGCACTGGACCGGCGCCTGCCGATCGGCATGCAGATCCGCGAACCCCTCGAAATCCACCGCATCGGCACGCCTGCCGAGCAAAACGACCGCGTTGCCGCCGTCATGGCCGAGGTCGGCCTGCAGCCGCACCATGCCAGCCGGCACCCGCATGCCCTGTCGGGTGGACAGCGCCAGCGCGCCGTCATCGCCCGGGCGCTGGTGACCCAGCCGGACCTGCTGGTCTGCGATGAACCGATCAGCGCCCTCGACGTCTCGATCCAGGCGCAGGTGATGAACCTTCTGGTCGATCTGCAGGAGCGGCTGGGCATGGGCATGCTGTTTGTCAGCCACGACCTGCGCGCCGTGCGCCAGATCAGCCACCGCGTCGCGGTGATGTATCTGGGGCGGATCGTAGAGGAAGGAGCGCCCGACGATATCCTGCATGCGCCCGCCCATCCCTATTCGCAGGCCTTGGTCTCGGCCATTCCCCATCCAGGCAAGACCGCCAGGCGCATCGTCCTGCAGGGCGATCCGCCCAATCCAGCCGATCGTCCCGCCGGTTGCGCCTTTCATCCCCGCTGCCGGGTCGCCGCTGCGCGCTGCAGAATCGAGGTGCCGGTGCTCAAGCCACGCCAGACCGATGGGCGCCGCGTGGCCTGTCACGTCGCCCATGGCGAGGTGGCGCCCGGCCATGTTGGCCAATTGGAGTTGAGCTGA
- a CDS encoding ABC transporter permease, with translation MLHYFGSRLLRAAVSVVMVVTFVFIVLRMSGDPAVVIMGADAPPEAVDAFRAAWGLDQPIWVQYLSFFKAIFSGDLGQSMRDGRDAVAVVLERVPSTLALTVPAFLLNVGIGIPAGVYAALHRNTAIDRFVMVMAVTGFAMPSFILAMLLVLVFSVNLGWLPSAGQDSWHNAILPIVTMGFGGAALLARFTRSAMLEVLGQSYIRTASAKGLSWSAVVWRHALQNAAIPTVTIIGFMLGGLVAGAVVVESVFSWPGVGRLLVVSVSNRDLAVVQAIVLMIALTMVTANLVVDILYGLLDPKMQSQTREARG, from the coding sequence ATGCTGCATTATTTCGGATCGCGCCTGCTCCGGGCAGCCGTCAGCGTGGTGATGGTTGTCACCTTCGTGTTCATCGTGCTGCGCATGTCGGGCGATCCGGCAGTCGTGATCATGGGGGCTGATGCGCCGCCCGAGGCCGTGGATGCCTTCCGCGCGGCCTGGGGTCTCGATCAGCCGATCTGGGTGCAGTACCTGTCCTTCTTCAAGGCGATCTTCAGCGGCGATCTGGGCCAGTCGATGCGCGATGGCCGCGATGCGGTCGCCGTGGTGCTCGAGCGCGTGCCCTCGACCCTGGCGCTGACCGTGCCGGCCTTCCTGCTCAACGTGGGCATCGGCATTCCGGCCGGGGTCTATGCCGCCCTGCACCGCAATACAGCCATCGACCGCTTCGTCATGGTCATGGCCGTTACCGGCTTTGCCATGCCGTCCTTTATCCTGGCCATGCTGCTGGTGCTGGTGTTCTCGGTCAATCTGGGCTGGCTGCCATCGGCCGGACAGGATTCCTGGCACAATGCCATCCTGCCGATAGTCACCATGGGCTTTGGCGGCGCGGCCCTGCTGGCCCGATTCACCCGCAGCGCCATGCTCGAAGTGCTGGGCCAATCCTATATCCGCACGGCCAGCGCCAAGGGACTGTCATGGTCGGCCGTGGTCTGGCGGCATGCGCTGCAGAATGCCGCCATCCCGACCGTCACCATTATCGGCTTCATGCTCGGTGGGCTGGTGGCCGGCGCTGTGGTGGTGGAGAGCGTTTTCTCCTGGCCCGGCGTGGGCCGGCTGTTGGTCGTCTCGGTCTCCAATCGCGATCTGGCGGTGGTGCAGGCCATCGTCCTGATGATTGCGCTGACCATGGTCACCGCCAATCTGGTCGTGGACATCCTCTACGGCCTGCTCGACCCCAAAATGCAGTCGCAGACGCGCGAGGCGCGCGGCTGA
- a CDS encoding ABC transporter permease, giving the protein MLVALAWLGFMLAVALLADLFTPYPYTQMDLHNRLSSPAFMGGTWSHPLGTDELGRDVLSRLIASIRMSLLIAFGATIIGAVIGVTLGFVAAHFRGFIEQIVLALVDFSAAIPFLVLALAVLAFFGNSITLFICLLGLHAWERYARIARGLAISGNAQGYSGAVHQLGASPLRLYGRHILPNIASTLIVSMTLAFPEIILLESGLSFLGLGVQPPNTSLGNMVGFGREYLSSAPWIMLAPAFVITITALCISLVGDWLRDKLDPTLT; this is encoded by the coding sequence ATGCTGGTTGCCCTTGCCTGGCTGGGCTTCATGCTGGCCGTCGCGCTGCTGGCCGACCTGTTCACGCCCTATCCCTATACGCAGATGGACCTGCATAACCGGCTGAGTTCGCCGGCCTTCATGGGTGGCACCTGGAGTCATCCGCTGGGCACGGACGAGTTGGGCCGCGACGTGCTGTCCCGGCTGATTGCCTCGATCCGCATGAGCCTGCTGATTGCCTTTGGTGCCACCATTATAGGCGCCGTCATCGGCGTGACGCTGGGTTTCGTGGCGGCGCATTTCCGCGGCTTCATCGAGCAGATCGTCCTGGCGCTAGTCGACTTTTCCGCGGCGATCCCGTTCCTGGTCCTCGCCTTGGCCGTCCTTGCCTTTTTCGGCAATTCGATCACGCTGTTCATCTGCTTGCTCGGCCTGCATGCCTGGGAGCGCTATGCGCGCATCGCGCGGGGCCTGGCCATCAGCGGCAATGCGCAGGGCTATTCGGGGGCGGTCCACCAACTGGGCGCTTCTCCCCTGCGGCTCTATGGTCGCCATATCCTGCCCAATATCGCCTCGACGCTGATCGTCTCGATGACCCTGGCCTTTCCAGAAATCATCCTGCTCGAAAGCGGGTTGTCGTTCCTCGGCCTGGGCGTGCAGCCCCCCAATACATCGCTGGGCAATATGGTCGGCTTTGGCCGGGAATACCTCTCAAGCGCTCCCTGGATCATGCTGGCACCGGCCTTTGTCATCACCATTACCGCGCTGTGCATATCGCTGGTCGGCGACTGGCTGCGCGACAAGCTCGATCCAACCCTCACCTGA
- a CDS encoding sugar phosphate isomerase/epimerase family protein: MTELPIVGAAMTLKDVEINRNWLLEKPRDLELQDFVPAEVLAGDWQSVVDHARRLLDGHQGRLGMHGPFMGLNVASSDPDVQAVVAKRMDQALDVAAALNVTQIVIHSPYSTWMHNNLDNWPEQRQRVFELTHATLDAAVKRAENQGCVFVLENIEDKDPADRRKLVESFNSSAFALSIDTGHAAYAYGSTGAPPVDYFVLDAGEKLQHVHLQDADGYADRHWPLGHGNINWRAIFARLADITSHPRLIIEIRDKSQIQASAAHLAALGLAQ, encoded by the coding sequence ATGACTGAACTGCCTATCGTTGGCGCCGCCATGACGTTGAAGGACGTCGAAATCAACCGCAACTGGCTGCTGGAAAAGCCCCGCGACCTTGAATTGCAGGATTTCGTGCCGGCCGAAGTGCTGGCTGGCGACTGGCAGAGCGTTGTCGACCACGCCCGGCGCCTGCTCGATGGGCATCAGGGTCGCCTGGGCATGCATGGCCCGTTCATGGGCCTCAATGTCGCCTCGTCCGATCCCGATGTTCAGGCGGTGGTGGCCAAGCGCATGGACCAGGCGCTCGATGTTGCGGCCGCGCTCAACGTGACGCAGATCGTCATCCACAGCCCCTATTCGACCTGGATGCACAACAATCTCGACAACTGGCCCGAGCAGCGCCAGCGCGTGTTCGAGCTCACCCATGCCACCCTTGATGCCGCCGTCAAACGCGCGGAAAACCAGGGCTGCGTCTTCGTGCTGGAAAACATCGAGGACAAGGATCCAGCCGACCGCCGCAAACTGGTGGAAAGCTTCAATTCGTCCGCCTTCGCGCTGTCGATCGATACCGGCCATGCCGCCTATGCCTATGGCTCGACGGGCGCGCCGCCCGTAGACTATTTCGTCCTCGATGCCGGCGAGAAACTGCAGCACGTGCACCTGCAGGATGCCGATGGCTATGCCGACCGCCACTGGCCGCTGGGCCATGGCAATATCAACTGGCGCGCCATTTTCGCCCGCCTGGCCGACATCACCTCGCATCCGCGCCTGATCATCGAAATTCGCGACAAGTCCCAGATCCAGGCCTCCGCGGCCCACCTGGCCGCCCTGGGGCTCGCACAATAG
- a CDS encoding Crp/Fnr family transcriptional regulator — MSSSGRDPDHSGQPMTARKGIMMGLASPYEGTNRLLQSLSADDFALLAPELEQSSLHLLQPLEVADELPQNLYFPEGSIASVVATLRSGRNFEVGLIGWEGMTGTSVICGAPSPFDCYVQFEGSASVLPTEALVRAMRASETLRNALNLYVHVLSIQTAYTALASAHAPIPERLARWLMMIDDRVEGNSFPVTHDLLAIMLGVRRAGVTTALHELEGEHLIRSTRGRIDILDRPRLQARAGSAYGATERSYVELIDVVDQRLVKLWRHDR, encoded by the coding sequence ATGAGCAGCAGCGGCCGCGATCCTGATCACAGTGGCCAGCCGATGACTGCAAGGAAAGGAATTATGATGGGTTTGGCATCGCCATACGAGGGCACGAATCGGCTTTTGCAGTCGCTTTCGGCGGACGACTTTGCCCTGCTGGCGCCAGAGCTGGAGCAGTCATCCCTGCACTTGTTGCAGCCCCTCGAGGTTGCCGATGAGCTGCCGCAGAATTTGTACTTTCCCGAAGGCAGCATTGCTTCGGTTGTTGCGACATTGCGCAGTGGCCGGAATTTTGAAGTCGGACTCATCGGCTGGGAAGGCATGACGGGGACATCGGTGATCTGCGGCGCTCCAAGCCCCTTCGACTGCTACGTCCAGTTCGAGGGTTCGGCGTCGGTCCTGCCGACCGAGGCGCTGGTGCGCGCCATGCGCGCAAGCGAAACGTTGCGCAATGCGCTCAACCTTTATGTCCATGTGCTGTCGATTCAGACTGCCTACACAGCCCTGGCGAGTGCCCATGCCCCTATTCCCGAAAGGCTGGCACGGTGGCTGATGATGATCGACGACCGTGTGGAGGGGAACTCCTTCCCCGTGACGCACGACCTCCTGGCGATCATGCTTGGCGTTCGGCGTGCCGGCGTAACGACAGCGCTGCACGAACTGGAGGGCGAGCATCTGATCAGGTCGACACGTGGACGGATCGACATTCTCGATCGGCCGCGTCTGCAGGCGCGCGCCGGATCCGCCTATGGCGCCACCGAACGCAGTTACGTGGAGCTGATTGACGTCGTGGACCAGCGCCTGGTCAAACTCTGGCGTCATGACCGCTGA
- a CDS encoding YkoF family thiamine/hydroxymethylpyrimidine-binding protein — MFSGAQISLYPMTGDFVGVITSALSALDPYRERLRIETDDVSTLLVGPPEVLFPAMRDLFSAAAGTGVHCVLSATISRGCPGEPDDAICQSGQFEGPLAALSERQASALDAVRTAPDMGVSSVAQFSLYVMGQGDHMAEIYGCIDFLKQSGTFEKSKHFATKLSGDTGALFATLEQGFCRFGPPEGHVTIDLTVSANSPSAR; from the coding sequence ATGTTTTCTGGCGCACAGATTTCCCTTTATCCCATGACCGGCGATTTCGTCGGCGTCATCACCAGCGCCTTGAGCGCGCTCGATCCCTATCGCGAGAGGCTGCGCATCGAGACCGATGATGTCTCGACGCTGCTGGTAGGGCCGCCCGAGGTGCTGTTCCCGGCCATGCGCGACCTGTTCAGTGCGGCGGCCGGAACCGGCGTGCACTGCGTGCTGTCCGCCACCATCTCGCGCGGCTGCCCCGGCGAACCGGACGATGCCATCTGCCAGTCGGGCCAGTTCGAGGGCCCGCTTGCCGCCCTGTCCGAGCGACAGGCCAGTGCCCTCGATGCAGTGCGCACGGCGCCCGACATGGGTGTGTCCTCGGTGGCCCAGTTCTCGCTTTACGTGATGGGCCAGGGCGACCACATGGCGGAGATCTATGGCTGCATCGACTTCCTCAAGCAGTCCGGCACCTTCGAAAAGTCCAAGCACTTCGCCACCAAGCTCAGCGGCGATACGGGGGCGCTGTTCGCCACCCTGGAGCAGGGCTTCTGCCGCTTCGGGCCGCCCGAGGGCCATGTCACGATCGATCTGACGGTTTCGGCCAATAGCCCCAGCGCGCGCTGA
- a CDS encoding ABC transporter permease has product MSSLPALPRLLARLFHLAGPAVASVSGLILGWEAYVQLSGISPTALPAPSRILTQAFEHRDALARHSQATLQATLFGFAASLTAAFVFSVLIDFYRPLRRALFPVLIITQTLPLVAIAPLIVLWFGFGLTPKIVLVALVTFFPMLVALVQGYDATEREITTLLASMGASRWRIFVLARLPSALPYFFAGLRISITYAVVAAIFAEYAGAAQGLGIYILNAKNNFRPDLVLAAVLVSSTLTLALFGATVLLQRAAMPWTRLSGARQ; this is encoded by the coding sequence ATGTCGAGCCTTCCAGCCTTGCCGCGCCTGCTGGCGCGCCTTTTTCACCTTGCCGGCCCGGCCGTGGCCTCGGTCTCCGGGCTGATCCTCGGCTGGGAAGCCTATGTGCAGCTGTCGGGGATTTCGCCCACCGCCCTGCCCGCCCCGTCGCGCATCCTCACCCAGGCCTTTGAGCACCGGGACGCCCTGGCGCGTCACAGCCAGGCGACGCTGCAGGCCACGCTGTTCGGCTTTGCCGCGTCGCTGACCGCAGCCTTTGTGTTTTCGGTGCTGATCGATTTCTACCGGCCGCTGCGGCGGGCGCTGTTTCCGGTGCTGATCATCACCCAGACGCTGCCGCTGGTGGCGATTGCGCCGCTCATCGTGCTGTGGTTCGGCTTCGGGCTCACTCCCAAGATCGTGCTGGTGGCGCTGGTGACCTTCTTTCCCATGCTGGTGGCCTTGGTCCAGGGCTATGACGCCACCGAGCGCGAGATCACCACGCTGCTGGCCTCGATGGGCGCCTCGCGCTGGCGCATCTTCGTGCTGGCCCGATTGCCATCGGCCCTGCCCTATTTCTTTGCCGGCCTGCGCATTTCGATCACCTATGCCGTGGTCGCGGCGATCTTTGCCGAATATGCGGGGGCGGCGCAGGGGCTGGGCATCTACATCCTCAACGCCAAGAACAATTTCCGGCCCGATCTGGTGCTGGCGGCGGTGCTGGTCAGCTCGACGCTGACCCTGGCGCTGTTTGGCGCCACCGTGCTGCTGCAACGCGCCGCCATGCCCTGGACGCGGCTTTCTGGAGCGCGGCAATGA
- a CDS encoding ABC transporter ATP-binding protein, with the protein MSPPRLQLVNLRKSFGAVDVLADISLSVQPCEFVSILGPSGAGKSTILQLLIGAGGPDAGQMLVDGAPLSPSRHPFAFMPQGDALMPWRRIIDNATLGLQVQGMNRRAARARVTPLLAEFGLAGFEHHYPAQLSGGMRQRAALLRTTVQQRPMLLLDEPFGALDALTRAQMQRWLAGMWDRHRWTVLLITHDVREAVLLSDRIYVLSQRPARIARQFIVPLPHPRPALGSPALAAIEADILQTLFYPEEEPCR; encoded by the coding sequence ATGAGCCCGCCGCGCCTGCAGCTGGTCAATCTGCGCAAGAGCTTTGGCGCCGTCGATGTGCTGGCCGATATCAGCCTATCCGTGCAGCCGTGCGAGTTCGTCTCAATCCTGGGCCCGTCAGGGGCGGGCAAGTCGACCATCCTGCAGCTGCTGATCGGGGCCGGCGGTCCCGATGCCGGACAGATGCTGGTCGATGGCGCTCCCCTGTCACCGTCGCGCCACCCCTTTGCCTTCATGCCCCAGGGCGATGCGCTGATGCCGTGGCGCCGGATCATCGACAATGCCACGCTGGGCCTGCAGGTGCAGGGCATGAACCGCCGGGCGGCGCGGGCCCGGGTCACGCCACTCCTGGCCGAGTTCGGCCTGGCCGGGTTTGAGCATCACTATCCGGCGCAGCTGTCCGGCGGCATGCGGCAGCGGGCCGCGCTGCTGCGCACGACGGTGCAGCAGCGGCCCATGCTGCTGCTCGACGAGCCGTTCGGCGCCCTTGATGCCCTGACGCGGGCGCAGATGCAGCGCTGGCTGGCCGGCATGTGGGATCGGCATCGCTGGACCGTGCTGCTCATTACCCACGATGTGCGCGAGGCGGTGCTGCTGTCCGATCGCATCTATGTGCTGTCGCAGCGCCCGGCCCGTATCGCGCGCCAGTTCATTGTGCCGCTGCCCCACCCGCGGCCCGCGCTTGGTTCGCCCGCGCTTGCGGCGATTGAGGCCGATATTCTGCAAACCCTGTTTTATCCGGAGGAAGAACCATGCCGATGA